GCCGCTGGCTGGATACGATGTTCATGCAGCGCGCCCTCGGTGACGGCATGAGCACCGATCCGGACCCGTCGACCTATCCCGGCGTGCTGTTTAACGGCTGATATGGCTTATCTGTCGACGAGCTTCAGGGCCTTGTCGAAGACCTTCAGCACCTGGTTCAGCTCGTGACCGCGCTTCAGGATCGTGCCGTTGACGCTGATCACGGAATAGGCGCCCTGCTTGGCGGCGAGCTTCGGGTTTTTCTCGATGCGGAAGAGCGGCATTTCGCCGGAACGCTTGAAAACGGAAAAGACCGCCCTGTCCTTCAGGTGATCGATGGCGTAGTCGCGCCACTCACCGTCACCGACCATGCGGCCGTAGATCCAGAGGATCGCGTCCAGTTCGCGCCGGTGGAAGGTCACCGGAAGCGGGTCCTTGCTTTGTTTGTATTCCCTGAGATCGACGACGACTGAGGAACTATTGTCGACGGAGCGGCTTTCGCCGTGTCGCAAATCCGGCTGATCTGTCATCAGTCTCCCGAGGCCTCCGCTTGTGACAGGAGGGTGACAGTTTGCCCGAGCCGCCGCAAATTGCAAGAGTGCCAGCCGTCACATTCCGCCGCACTGCAGCGCCGCACGTCTCTCGCGCAAGGACGCTGTAGCACTTTGAGTTAGTGCATCATGCCTTCCGAAAGTTGGGTTCGATTTTCGGAAAGCATGATACGTTGGACAGGTCCACGCTTTCTCCGCAGCGCCGCATTTCAGTCAAAACAGCGCCTCATTTGCAGGAGATTT
The Rhizobium leguminosarum DNA segment above includes these coding regions:
- a CDS encoding DUF2794 domain-containing protein — translated: MTDQPDLRHGESRSVDNSSSVVVDLREYKQSKDPLPVTFHRRELDAILWIYGRMVGDGEWRDYAIDHLKDRAVFSVFKRSGEMPLFRIEKNPKLAAKQGAYSVISVNGTILKRGHELNQVLKVFDKALKLVDR